A part of Drosophila ananassae strain 14024-0371.13 chromosome 2R, ASM1763931v2, whole genome shotgun sequence genomic DNA contains:
- the LOC6507142 gene encoding 60S ribosomal protein L10a-2 isoform X1, which produces MASKVSRDTLYEGVNGLLDASAKKKRGFLETVELQIGLKNYDPQKDKRFSGTVKLKHIPRPKMKVCILGDQQHCDEAKANNVEFMDAEALKKLNKNKKLVKKLAKSYDAFLASESLIKQIPRLLGPGLNKAGKFPALLSHQESMIGKIEEVKSTIKFQMKKVLCLSVAVGHVGMKPDELAQNVNLSINFLVSLLKKNWQNVRSLHVKSSMGPPQRLY; this is translated from the exons ATGGC ATCGAAAGTTTCGCGCGATACCCTGTATGAGGGTGTTAATGGCCTCTTGGACGCCTCCGCCAAGAAGAAGCGTGGCTTCCTGGAAACCGTGGAGCTGCAGATCGGTCTGAAGAACTACGATCCCCAGAAGGACAAGCGTTTCTCCGGCACCGTCAA GTTGAAGCACATCCCCCGTCCCAAGATGAAGGTGTGCATCCTCGGCGATCAGCAGCATTGCGATGAGGCCAAGGCCAACAACGTCGAGTTCATGGATGCCGAGGCTCTGAAGAAGCTGAACAAGAACAAGAAGCTGGTTAAGAAACTGGCCAAGTCCTATGACGCTTTCCTGGCCTCCGAGTCGCTCATCAAGCAGATTCCCCGTCTGCTCGGCCCCGGTCTGAACAAGGCTGGCAAGTTCCCTGCCCTGCTCTCCCACCAGGAGTCCATGATCGGCAAGATCGAGGAGGTCAAGTCCACCATTAAGTTCCAGATGAAGAAGGTCCTGTGCCTGTCCGTCGCCGTCGGCCATGTCGGCATGAAGCCCGATGAGCTCGCCCAGAACGTCAACTTGTCCATCAACTTCTTGGTGTCGCTGTTGAAGAAGAACTGGCAGAACGTGCGCTCCCTCCACGTCAAGTCCTCCATGGGACCACCCCAGCGTCTGTACTAG
- the LOC6507919 gene encoding RIB43A-like with coiled-coils protein 2 — MTLKIGICTKSDLDEAMKLQKREQYEEERKSRIFNAKQRLYGLDLDTLERQILEKKKQQSDQITRDKLFEEQEQLQKRLILAQERELEKKQRVADSDLNYYRCRYQQKEQRREFDLNDPNYLKKARPTRIADDDIALGVSSAQIFHGEDLFNSERKVRQREQQRAWLDQQIAERKQAKEARKQAENMLMDSVVCRDKLLLEMAKSDHMMRNQVIQRTREFNMNMAKQKQLDRDRAKREKYEDDMAEIYNMLSSDMLTENPDVAQSKTDPNKKIAFMYRGMTPEELRVFRLGQEQQLRLSTQRKVEAQMMDKQWEQYAINMDRTLVLQQIDVDRQRKAQFDELMRANAKLAVEQDQQRKDAMIALSNAVSDDFYDQFNKNSR; from the exons ATGACGCTCAAAATCGGGATATGCACCAAGTCGGACCTCGACGAGGCGATGAAGTTGCAGAAACGGGAGCAGTACGAGGAGGAGCGCAAGAGTCGCATTTTCAACGCCAAACAGCGCCTCTACGGG CTCGATCTTGATACTCTGGAGCGCCAGATCCTGGAGAAGAAGAAACAGCAGAGCGACCAGATCACCCGCGACAAGCTGTtcgaggagcaggagcagctgcAGAAGCGCCTGATCTTGGCCCAGGAGCGGGAGCTGGAGAAGAAGCAGCGGGTAGCCGACTCCGATCTCAACTACTACCGGTGTCGCTACCAACAGAAGGAGCAGCGCCGCGAGTTCGACTTGAACGATCCGAACTACCTGAAGAAGGCGCGTCCGACTCGCATCGCGGATGATGACATCGCTCTGGGTGTGTCCAGTGCCCAGATCTTTCACGGCGAGGATCTGTTTAACTCGGAGCGGAAGGTGCGTCAGCGGGAGCAGCAACGGGCCTGGCTGGATCAGCAGATTGCCGAGCGGAAGCAGGCGAAGGAGGCCCGCAAGCAGGCCGAGAACATGCTCATGGACAGTGTCGTCTGCCGGGACAAGCTGCTCCTGGAGATGGCCAAGTCGGATCACATGATGCGCAACCAGGTGATCCAGCGGACAAGGGAGTTCAACATGAACATGGCCAAGCAGAAGCAGCTGGACCGCGACCGGGCCAAGCGCGAAAAGTACGAGGACGACATGGCCGAGATCTACAACATGCTCTCCAGCGACATGCTAACCGAGAATCCCGATGTGGCCCAATCGAAGACCGATCCCAACAAGAAGATCGCCTTCATGTATCGCGGCATGACACCGGAGGAGTTGCGGGTCTTCCGGCTGGGCCAGGAACAGCAGCTGCGGCTAAGCACACAACGGAAGGTGGAGGCCCAGATGATGGACAAGCAGTGGGAGCAGTATGCCATCAATATGGATCGCACGCTGGTGCTCCAGCAGATCGATGTGGACAGGCAGCGCAAGGCGCAGTTCGATGAACTGATGCGGGCCAATGCCAAGCTGGCCGTGGAGCAGGATCAGCAGCGCAAGGACGCCATGATAGCGCTGAGCAATGCCGTCTCCGATGACTTCTACGATCAGTTCAACAAGAATTCACGTTAA
- the LOC6507141 gene encoding G2/mitotic-specific cyclin-A yields the protein MSHFQIHHDNKENPGMAGVPGALKTAKQPLAVIGGAKEKLPLAPRANFAVLNANNNSNHNANVPRPSGKVVFRDVQNFNSNSNSNENVDVPKKSNVVVPVVEQFKTFSVYEDNCDTQVIPPGQSLPSVFERENHGQQDLCFDATPMSVTDVLSPMSVDRSIIEVVNISGDCGALGVEPNKVKELPPRNDRQRFFEVVQYQMDILDNFRESEKKHRPKPHYMRRQKDINHSMRSILIDWLVEVSEEYKLDTETLYLSVSYLDRFLSHMAVVRNKLQLVGTAAMYIASKYEEIYPPDVGEFVFLTDDSYTKAQVLRMEQVILKILSFDLCTPTAYVFINTYAVMCEMPERLKYLTLYISELSLMEGDTYLQYLPSIMSSASLALARHILGMEMWTPQLEEITTYKVEDLKTVVLQLTQTHKLAEESNTQAMREKYNREKYKKVASIQPIELTMEAFDQLCQVMRQGQA from the exons ATGTCGCACTTCCAGATCCATCACGATAACAAGGAGAATCCCGGAATGGCTGGGGTACCGGGAGCCCTTAAGACGGCCAAACAGCCCCTGGCTGTTATCGGTGGCGCCAAGGAGAAGCTTCCGCTAGCGCCCCGTGCCAACTTTGCTGTTCTCaacgccaacaacaacagcaaccacAACGCTAATGTGCCGCGTCCGTCCGGCAAAGTG GTCTTCCGTGACGTCCAGAACTTCAATTCGAATTCGAATTCGAACGAAAATGTGGATGTGCCGAAGAAATCGAATGTGGTGGTGCCGGTGGTGGAGCAGTTCAAGACCTTCTCCGTCTACGAGGACAACTGCGACACCCAGGTGATTCCTCCAGGCCAGTCCTTGCCATCCGTATTCGAGAGGGAGAACCA TGGGCAGCAAGATCTGTGCTTTGATGCCACGCCCATGTCGGTCACGGATGTCCTGTCGCCCATGTCCGTGGATCGTTCGATCATCGAGGTGGTCAACATCAGTGGTGACTGCGGTGCCCTAGGCGTCGAACCCAACAAGGTGAAGGAGTTGCCGCCCCGCAACGATCGTCAGCGGTTCTTCGAGGTGGTCCAGTACCAGATGGACATCCTGGATAACTTCCGGGAGAGTGAG AAGAAACATCGCCCGAAGCCGCATTATATGCGCAGGCAGAAGGACATCAATCACTCGATGCGCTCCATCCTGATCGACTGGCTGGTGGAGGTGTCCGAGGAGTACAAACTGGACACGGAGACGCTTTATCTCTCCGTCTCCTATTTGGATCGCTTCCTCAGCCACATGGCAGTGGTGCGCAATAAGCTGCAGCTGGTGGGCACAGCAGCCATGTACATTGCCTC GAAATACGAGGAGATCTACCCACCAGATGTGGGGGAGTTTGTCTTCCTCACCGATGACAGCTACACGAAGGCCCAGGTGCTGCGCATGGAGCAGGTCATCCTGAAGATCCTCTCGTTCGATCTGTGCACACCCACAGCCTATGTGTTCATCAACACCTATGCGGTGATGTGCGAGATGCCGGAACGACTAAAGTACCTGACGCTG TACATTTCTGAACTGTCTCTGATGGAGGGCGATACCTATTTGCAATATTTGCCATCTATTATGTCGTCTGCTTCGCTCGCATTGGCGCGTCATATTCTGGGCATGGAGATGTGGACGCCGCAGCTGGAGGAGATCACCACCTACAAGGTGGAGGACCTGAAAACGGTGGTCCTCCAACTGACCCAAACCCACAAACTGGCCGAGGAGTCCAACACACAGGCCATGCGGGAAAAGTACAATAGAGAGAA GTACAAGAAGGTAGCttcgatccaaccaatcgagcTAACCATGGAGGCATTTGACCAACTGTGTCAAGTGATGAGACAAGGCCAAGCATGA
- the LOC6507918 gene encoding NADH-cytochrome b5 reductase 3 isoform X1, with translation MARIVESSFVPIAVGVVAVVAGALIVHYFLNRKSTKPRREPNRTARLRTLVDPNDKYLLPLVEKEVLSHDTRRFRFGLPSKQHVLGLPVGQHIHLIATIDNELVIRPYTPISSDEDVGYVDLVVKVYFKDSHPKFPAGGKMTQHLEKMELGDKISFRGPSGRLQYLGNGTFSIKKLRKDPPKNVNAKRVNMIAGGTGITPMLQLVREVLKRSDKDKTELALLFANQSEKDILLRDELDELAQKHPEQFKVWYTVDKAAEGWPYSVGFINEDMIAAHLLPASDDTIVLLCGPPPMINFACNPALDKLGYHPDTRFAY, from the exons ATGGCGCGAATCGTCGAGAGCAGT TTTGTGCCTATCGCCGTGGGCGTGGTTGCCGTAGTCGCCGGCGCCCTCATCGTCCACTATTTCCTGAACAGGAAGTCCACCAAACCCCGCCGGGAACCCAATCGCACCGCCCGTCTCCGCACTCTGGTGGATCCCAACGACAAATACCTGCTGCCCCTCGTGGAGAAGGAGGTGCTCAGCCACGATACCCGACGATTCCGCTTCGGATTGCCCTCCAAGCAGCATGTCCTTGGCCTGCCGGTGGGTCAGCACATCCATCTGATCGCCACCATTGACAACGAACTGGTGATCCGTCCGTATACGCCCATCTCGTCGGACGAAGATGTCGGCTACGTGGATCTGGTGGTCAAGGTCTACTTCAAGGACTCGCATCCCAAGTTCCCGGCCGGCGGCAAGATGACCCAGCATTTGGAGAAAATGGAACTGGGAGATAAGATCTCCTTCCGTGGTCCCTCCGGACGGCTGCAGTACCTCGGCAACGGCACCTTCTCCATCAAGAAGCTGCGCAAGGATCCGCCCAAGAATGTCAACGCCAAGCGGGTGAACATGATTGCCGGCGGCACTGGCATCACTCCCATGCTGCAGTTGGTCCGCGAGGTCCTCAAGCGCAGTGACAAGGATAAGACCGAACTGGCGCTTCTGTTTGCCAATCAG AGCGAAAAGGACATTCTTCTCCGCGACGAACTGGACGAACTGGCTCAAAAGCATCCCGAGCAGTTCAAGGTCTGGTATACCGTGGACAAGGCGGCTGAAG GCTGGCCATATAGCGTGGGCTTCATCAACGAGGACATGATCGCCGCCCACCTCCTGCCCGCCTCGGACGACACCATCGTGCTGCTGTGCGGCCCACCGCCCATGATCAACTTTGCCTGTAATCCGGCCCTGGACAAGCTTGGCTACCATCCGGACACCCGATTCGCCTACTAG
- the LOC6507140 gene encoding alpha-ketoglutarate-dependent dioxygenase alkB homolog 7, mitochondrial: MLILRRCSPFVQILRRCHKQAIEQNSNGKNNLTAFFGKWPEGEQQDFQQHMRIITDFISETEERQLHEEIEPYMSRLRYEFDHWDDAIHGFRETERKKWFPHNREVLERVRQVAFDGAIMPYVHILDLAPDGVIKPHVDSTRYCGTTISGISLLSDSVMRLVRTDAKRYQQQSESKGTDDAAYRHRPEAKLENNFYADLMLPRRSLYIMSHTARYNFTHEILAKEHSSYRGTPVPKTRRISIICRNEP, translated from the exons ATGCTAATCCTAAGAAGATGCTCGCCTTTTGTGCAGATTTTAAGACGCTGTCATAAACAAG CAATCGAACAGAATTCAAATGGGAAGAACAACTTGACCGCTTTCTTTGGCAAGTGGCCGGAAGGGGAGCAACAGGATTTCCAGCAGCACATGCGCATCATTACGGACTTTATCAGTGAGACGGAGGAACGGCAGCTGCATGAGGAGATCGAACCCTATATGAGTCGATTGCGCTACGAATTTGATCACTGGGACGAT GCAATTCATGGTTTCCGAGAGACGGAGCGCAAGAAGTGGTTTCCGCACAATCGTGAAGTTCTGGAACGAGTGCGTCAGGTAGCCTTTGACGGTGCTATAATGCCATATGTCCATATCCTAGACTTGGCACCAGATGGCGTCATTAAACCGCATGTAGACAGCACTCGA tatTGTGGCACAACAATATCGGGAATAAGTCTGCTCAGCGATAGTGTAATGCGACTGGTGCGCACGGACGCCAAACGCTACCAGCAGCAATCGGAGTCCAAGGGCACAGATGATGCAGCTTACCGTCATAGACCGGAGGCGAAGCTGGAAAACAACTTCTACGCAGATCTGATGCTGCCGCGTCGCTCCTTGTACATAATGAGCCACACGGCTCGCTACAATTTCACGCACGAGATCCTGGCCAAAGAGCACTCCTCCTACCGGGGCACACCCGTTCCAAAGACACGTCGCATTTCCATCATTTGTCGCAACGAACCCTAG
- the LOC6507918 gene encoding NADH-cytochrome b5 reductase 3 isoform X2: MTEFDFVPIAVGVVAVVAGALIVHYFLNRKSTKPRREPNRTARLRTLVDPNDKYLLPLVEKEVLSHDTRRFRFGLPSKQHVLGLPVGQHIHLIATIDNELVIRPYTPISSDEDVGYVDLVVKVYFKDSHPKFPAGGKMTQHLEKMELGDKISFRGPSGRLQYLGNGTFSIKKLRKDPPKNVNAKRVNMIAGGTGITPMLQLVREVLKRSDKDKTELALLFANQSEKDILLRDELDELAQKHPEQFKVWYTVDKAAEGWPYSVGFINEDMIAAHLLPASDDTIVLLCGPPPMINFACNPALDKLGYHPDTRFAY, translated from the exons ATGACGGAATTCGAT TTTGTGCCTATCGCCGTGGGCGTGGTTGCCGTAGTCGCCGGCGCCCTCATCGTCCACTATTTCCTGAACAGGAAGTCCACCAAACCCCGCCGGGAACCCAATCGCACCGCCCGTCTCCGCACTCTGGTGGATCCCAACGACAAATACCTGCTGCCCCTCGTGGAGAAGGAGGTGCTCAGCCACGATACCCGACGATTCCGCTTCGGATTGCCCTCCAAGCAGCATGTCCTTGGCCTGCCGGTGGGTCAGCACATCCATCTGATCGCCACCATTGACAACGAACTGGTGATCCGTCCGTATACGCCCATCTCGTCGGACGAAGATGTCGGCTACGTGGATCTGGTGGTCAAGGTCTACTTCAAGGACTCGCATCCCAAGTTCCCGGCCGGCGGCAAGATGACCCAGCATTTGGAGAAAATGGAACTGGGAGATAAGATCTCCTTCCGTGGTCCCTCCGGACGGCTGCAGTACCTCGGCAACGGCACCTTCTCCATCAAGAAGCTGCGCAAGGATCCGCCCAAGAATGTCAACGCCAAGCGGGTGAACATGATTGCCGGCGGCACTGGCATCACTCCCATGCTGCAGTTGGTCCGCGAGGTCCTCAAGCGCAGTGACAAGGATAAGACCGAACTGGCGCTTCTGTTTGCCAATCAG AGCGAAAAGGACATTCTTCTCCGCGACGAACTGGACGAACTGGCTCAAAAGCATCCCGAGCAGTTCAAGGTCTGGTATACCGTGGACAAGGCGGCTGAAG GCTGGCCATATAGCGTGGGCTTCATCAACGAGGACATGATCGCCGCCCACCTCCTGCCCGCCTCGGACGACACCATCGTGCTGCTGTGCGGCCCACCGCCCATGATCAACTTTGCCTGTAATCCGGCCCTGGACAAGCTTGGCTACCATCCGGACACCCGATTCGCCTACTAG
- the LOC6507917 gene encoding serine/threonine-protein phosphatase 4 catalytic subunit → MSHADRLVEQLLQVPARLPRESEVRQLCHSLSDLLSGEPNLLSLQSPQIVCGDIHGQWQDLLHLLQLGGPVAQHRYLFLGDFVDRGKNSLETFLLLAALKVQHPGQVSLLRGNHECRSATKAYGFYEECVANYGSSNVWRLCCRIFDLLPLAALIDDKIFCVHGGLSPKIQKLDEIQQLDRRVEIPTSGGMADLLWSDPCEKPGWTPSPRGHGHLFGKDVVSEFVQRNGISYICRAHQLVQEGYRWHFEQQLVTIWSAPNYCYRCGNKASFMRLNTVEDYEFHVFEAQALHTKPQPRRPKKRCRQFFL, encoded by the coding sequence ATGAGCCATGCCGACCGTCTGGTGGAGCAGTTGCTTCAGGTGCCCGCCCGCCTGCCCAGAGAATCGGAGGTGCGCCAACTATGCCACTCGCTGTCTGATTTGCTTTCCGGCGAGCCGAATCTGCTGAGCCTCCAGAGTCCGCAGATAGTGTGCGGCGACATACATGGCCAGTGGCAGGACTTGCTTCATCTCCTCCAGTTGGGCGGCCCAGTTGCCCAGCATCGATACTTGTTCCTGGGAGACTTTGTGGATCGGGGAAAGAACAGTCTGGAGACCTTCCTGCTGCTGGCTGCCCTGAAAGTGCAACACCCCGGCCAAGTGAGCCTGCTGCGAGGCAACCACGAGTGCCGTAGCGCCACTAAGGCGTACGGATTCTACGAGGAATGTGTGGCCAATTACGGCTCCTCCAATGTGTGGCGTCTATGCTGCCGGATTTTCGATCTCCTGCCGCTGGCTGCGCTGATAGATGACAAAATCTTTTGCGTCCACGGAGGTCTATCACCCAAGATTCAAAAGTTGGATGAAATTCAGCAATTGGACCGGCGAGTGGAGATACCGACCAGTGGCGGCATGGCGGATCTTCTTTGGAGCGATCCTTGTGAGAAGCCGGGGTGGACACCATCTCCCCGCGGACATGGCCATCTCTTTGGCAAAGATGTTGTGAGCGAGTTTGTCCAACGGAATGGCATATCCTACATCTGCCGGGCTCATCAGCTGGTGCAGGAGGGCTATCGGTGGCATTTTGAGCagcagctggtcaccatctgGTCGGCACCGAACTACTGCTATCGCTGTGGCAACAAGGCCTCCTTTATGCGGCTAAACACGGTCGAGGACTATGAATTTCATGTTTTTGAGGCGCAGGCGCTGCACACCAAACCGCAGCCCAGAAGGCCCAAAAAGCGGTGTCGTCAGTTCTTCCTGTGA
- the LOC6507142 gene encoding 60S ribosomal protein L10a-2 isoform X2, which translates to MKVCILGDQQHCDEAKANNVEFMDAEALKKLNKNKKLVKKLAKSYDAFLASESLIKQIPRLLGPGLNKAGKFPALLSHQESMIGKIEEVKSTIKFQMKKVLCLSVAVGHVGMKPDELAQNVNLSINFLVSLLKKNWQNVRSLHVKSSMGPPQRLY; encoded by the coding sequence ATGAAGGTGTGCATCCTCGGCGATCAGCAGCATTGCGATGAGGCCAAGGCCAACAACGTCGAGTTCATGGATGCCGAGGCTCTGAAGAAGCTGAACAAGAACAAGAAGCTGGTTAAGAAACTGGCCAAGTCCTATGACGCTTTCCTGGCCTCCGAGTCGCTCATCAAGCAGATTCCCCGTCTGCTCGGCCCCGGTCTGAACAAGGCTGGCAAGTTCCCTGCCCTGCTCTCCCACCAGGAGTCCATGATCGGCAAGATCGAGGAGGTCAAGTCCACCATTAAGTTCCAGATGAAGAAGGTCCTGTGCCTGTCCGTCGCCGTCGGCCATGTCGGCATGAAGCCCGATGAGCTCGCCCAGAACGTCAACTTGTCCATCAACTTCTTGGTGTCGCTGTTGAAGAAGAACTGGCAGAACGTGCGCTCCCTCCACGTCAAGTCCTCCATGGGACCACCCCAGCGTCTGTACTAG
- the LOC6502826 gene encoding uncharacterized protein LOC6502826, translated as MEEELELMTNNLNNVLSKLKTCNGAASQDLQSRREKLAKMIRLHLKNVRVTVITHRRRAHQKARRRRRMLRSFFMQKMSEMQANYLEMFAMLRLKQARAEEEADEEEQEEDESAEEQQHCEDGETAEVQIVETHMEPSQLFFEDIIPELSEEEFLNTLHVSRGTFETLCKQLTPSLRNMDVLARRVPAVAPEKCVALALYFLASGTRLSQIAIAFSMARNRTIKCLKAFCNAVMSTLGRALRQLPQSRVDCNSVAKGFHRESNMPAALVGVLGVCSIPIRASVEPKSRGTVLRMEYLLDDRMRFRQLQLGCGKPPRMPLFSITPNKLTALPNFYINSHPVPAFVLAPVDQNYPLKAWLLQRYKEPTAPHEHDFNEVAEHLHEMSDCALHRLVSRWNFLNQPLDISFHTASCIITAAAVLHNLLEELSEPYMLEWGNSVDVSKFRAKPLAGRGAEEDVAGLETRDFIARTISSTEI; from the coding sequence ATGGAAGAAGAATTGGAATTAATGACAAACAATTTAAACAATGTCTTGTCCAAGTTAAAAACCTGCAATGGAGCTGCCAGCCAGGATTTACAAAGCCGCAGGGAGAAGCTGGCCAAAATGATCCGCCTGCACTTGAAAAATGTACGCGTTACCGTAATAACCCACAGGCGCAGAGCCCACCAAAAGGCCAGGAGGCGGCGCCGAATGTTGCGGTCGTTTTTTATGCAGAAAATGTCAGAAATGCAAGCCAACTACCTCGAAATGTTTGCAATGCTGCGCCTGAAGCAGGCCAGAGCCGAAGAAGAGGCAgacgaggaggagcaggaggaggacgaATCAGCAGAGGAGCAGCAGCACTGCGAGGATGGCGAAACTGCTGAAGTTCAGATAGTGGAGACGCACATGGAGCCATCACAACTCTTCTTTGAGGACATTATTCCCGAACTGAGTGAGGAGGAGTTCCTCAATACCCTGCACGTGAGCCGGGGCACCTTCGAGACCCTGTGCAAACAGTTGACGCCCAGCTTGCGGAATATGGATGTACTGGCCCGGAGAGTTCCAGCAGTTGCGCCGGAAAAGTGCGTAGCACTCGCTCTGTACTTCCTGGCCAGCGGCACGCGACTCAGCCAAATAGCCATTGCATTTTCGATGGCTCGCAATCGAACTATCAAGTGTCTAAAGGCCTTCTGTAACGCCGTCATGTCTACACTGGGAAGGGCTCTGCGCCAGTTGCCACAGAGTCGCGTCGATTGCAACAGTGTCGCAAAGGGTTTCCATCGCGAAAGCAATATGCCCGCCGCCCTGGTTGGAGTCCTTGGAGTCTGTTCGATACCAATTCGGGCCAGTGTAGAACCCAAGTCCAGGGGAACAGTGCTGCGCATGGAGTACCTACTGGACGACAGGATGCGTTTTCGGCAGCTTCAGCTGGGCTGTGGCAAGCCCCCAAGAATGCCATTGTTCTCGATTACCCCAAATAAACTCACCGCCTTGCCGAATTTCTACATCAATTCCCATCCCGTTCCTGCCTTCGTCCTGGCCCCAGTCGACCAAAACTATCCCCTCAAGGCATGGCTCCTGCAGCGATACAAGGAGCCCACAGCTCCACACGAGCATGACTTCAACGAGGTGGCCGAACATCTGCACGAAATGAGCGACTGTGCCCTGCACCGGCTGGTGTCCCGCTGGAACTTCCTCAACCAGCCGCTGGACATAAGTTTCCACACCGCATCCTGTATCATAACAGCCGCCGCCGTGCTCCACAACCTGTTGGAGGAACTCAGCGAACCGTACATGCTGGAGTGGGGAAACTCTGTGGACGTGTCCAAGTTCAGAGCTAAGCCACTGGCAGGCAGAGGCGCCGAGGAGGATGTGGCAGGGCTGGAGACTCGCGATTTCATAGCGCGAACCATAAGTTCCACTGAAATCTAA